A genomic stretch from Salarias fasciatus chromosome 10, fSalaFa1.1, whole genome shotgun sequence includes:
- the zzef1 gene encoding zinc finger ZZ-type and EF-hand domain-containing protein 1, which produces MGNAESGCGGASGDDEDIETESPGFAEDSPASAATGGGVGGGGGSGSGRSGRGSNNVAVATGGPPSPGVLLEQVKLREAAARISDSGVAIHESVLAGNEGVLMRWLEDRLNRGEESVNVEQFCEMLESRDAPRDECEEAFGQFDAEGDGVVDVESMLFTLKSTNGANLQGELSHVIRKLQACSLTPGFVDIFSKTKDRLGAHASKILKFLHRNRIPSSAIPFPILEGYNSICTMRSSVVQDFLEFLLQKEKDLDIQYRAELDRDPDVDKVKVVTQCYTTIEASSNVADIYKMTNGETASFWQSDGSARSHWIRLKMKPDVVLRRLAIAVASNDHSYMPQLVSVAVGKNRHSLQEIRDIRIPSTVTGYVVLLENANITHPYIQISIKRCLSDGCDTRIHGLKTLGYQITKSKEVSVSDASAIWYLSLLTSLVTASMETNPALANTVLQSTQKALRHMPPLSLTPASAEFPKFFSLNILEEVDGFLLRIADCCVSPDAELTLLAFALARGSVAKVLQALSCISDHLETKYKASPLIASMASVWLRLLYRNGKPLQLHLQACDVKSKEEKSGPENMLVESSTGDGFLTESGRKKASVILSTEDQSNFQVTQMKIKVRKGAIGAKCGLVFAYKDEDPFDAEKHFKRFKKYDVWDYTDYKDFVQDNVKIPTQCEDEPIGWFELEDDWNDVEIKLQQCRVAKFLMVKFLCTRQDSAERLGVQALSISGYLCPGTERLGDLDDLSAEGERFDRDTVSGLCLLNKTLFFIQQLTRDMDSSHFKQKYLLDFGGLSLSLFWAFYSKLREIEGEEVLKSRVLLLQLMQNCFPMLPNPLQPRASDGAKAQEESAAAAAASPSTSTSVEPPDECMKAVWDFYTHLCHIVDGPEGETSVEKALHKEAVKAILNGAAVFFPDKHVRRDKLFHMMKNITEEDQPQSVKVTFESLCNYFSDRDPSGLLLLPPKGAPSDFDISPILSVMETLLLVAMRECEVMMVDENSGASRAVLLSLFWALQGSLLSWCYLQLKTGSSTAVAMELARDILLKYVDQLLGSIKTILGSLLERYTGAEITEKLGSSILATVFRQLMIFLLELCSLDIPHSVLLKSFSSLVELLKSLSSDTGDIFSKADQDSWHQPQQPVILRTWNLESPHNYENSRHETSIFACPGATSFEVEFDERCETEKRYDYLEFTDSRGGKVRYDMKVGTEKWPKKVTFDAGPQLQFLFHSDSSNNEWGYKFTVTALGLPDITISWMSDLQLLVARLMGRLASRTLALKSPHEIRTVKEVPPAGASHVQSSPLWKPILRHGLCEKREKSRLKATTNQMNTWTLDELMCFLEDFARWNPSQDPTDSRTELMRTLTQSFRKQPMRNEIASGPKTDQAVNAIWAAMVYHTPALNLALKTYVNQDCKSSLSEEFLQVYSLADGIRTWMLEMKQRYLVGKMNVPDVKEGGLDEVTMETLAETCIEKSLLLFRFAPCGVACQGSDSSKATEGSSGPLLHSGSFSQGDFQPSPSVGPQTAGPDEGGDAKASHSPNASGCGHSRRGNRGSTESLSPLPGDPASPSAFSRKAPFSRARLRLLSCRSMEEPRMTPSVKDRYPVIKHILNFIKDQALTTASILHTLSLNKAQALSVCKVLEMIQQCLRSLGQPHLFQAPCILFLQELLACQRDFTSYFSQLSESGQKLGEEVRRSYHQLVLMLVDAVKGFSGLNEKALLPGLSCVQTCLLHLLDMNWEVHDLPLFLNVKLPDLLLSMSQENISVHDIAISQWTMEDEITDYKKNQEWMEECMDGMFEKWYDKIDEEDSMEDRRKMHMFIARYCDLLNVVISCDGCERMAPWHRYRCLQCMDMDLCKTCFLSGAKPEGHEDDHEMVNMEYACDHCQGLIVGSRINCNVCEDFDLCFGCYNAKKYPDSHLPTHRITVYPMVTIRISDRHRLIQPYIHNYSWLLFAALGLYTSELSSEKQTEGESLSGDTLNQAVSLQTRCSQLITDCLLKGQTGKGLRSSALLALLSSNDSASDSELCPVSPESSQEISTATDTSSLPGSTAAVCSPSSPRDKNKPSNKEKKTKEVSSPPLAPPEVSFPTSVEEDKKKLVTQDTLESPSLSQTPSVSSEDPLSPVVRPSGPGADNSPASDVMKGTEERLPQVPLQEHVFSECSRERILGLLAAMLPRAKPGSSLSLPSLSAILPQLFRAVISNAGSLNETYHLTLGLLGQLLHRISPAEADGAVTEALADKYELLTQGEAACSDVLGWKTTQLLFSLGAVCLDSRIGLDWACTVADILHSLNACPEWSAVIAAFTDHCIQQLPQTLKRTNLFTLLVLVGFPEVLCVGTQTVFIDNANEQHNMILLKHFTEKNHAAVVDVKTRKRKTVKDYQLIQSQGTTPGGIPDQPEDQSCPKTLLSRYLSNFTSIISHLLQASQDSGSSDAVEASWVLSLALKGLYNTLKKHGVKYAHGAIQQSGLTQLLVRKCSKGTGFSKLWLLRDLEILSIMLYSSKREIHSMAQDPERDQREQDKEHDSDHSSCCADESDVNRPDPLDGLDEETKICFQITHDALNAPLPILRAMYELQMKRTDSFFLEVQKRFDGEEIKTDETIRTLAQKWQPTRRHRSEERNTKAVDTDMIVVSCMSKPSHCEKATEEINVVAQKLITNSESDLQLSYAKQRRTKSSALLHKELDVRSNRAVRQYLVKVNQAIATLYARHVLASLLADWPADVPLSEEALELNGASHMAYILDMLMQLEERPLWEKILQRVLKGCSQSMLCSLSLTACQFMEEPGMAVQIRESKHPYDNNTNFEDKVHVPGAIYLSIKFDSRCYTEEGCDELIMSSSSDFLQDVHNFSGSPQKWSDFEIPGDTLYYRFMSDMSNTEWGYKFTVTGGHRGRFQTGFEILKQMLADEQVLDHLPLADIWEWQVGVACRQTGNPRLKAIHLLLRLLQCPSQTACELTLLRPLWQLFMSMENSVGQDPTSITVLLPLHRALTELFFIAEGRAIAQGILQEYLLAMTTDEQLLNHTAMALKNIAAISLAINYPNKSTKLLNMSP; this is translated from the exons ATGGGAAACGCGGAGAGCGGCTGCGGCGGAGCCAGCGGCGACGACGAGGACATAGAGACGGAGAGTCCCGGCTTCGCGGAAGACAGTCCGGCCTCTGCGGCCACTGGCGGCGGTGTCGGAGGCGGCGGAGGCTCCGGTTCTGGCAGAAGCGGAAGAGGCTCCAATAACGTGGCCGTGGCCACCGGCGGACCCCCCAGCCCCGGGGTGCTCCTGGAGCAAGTGAAACTGCGGGAAGCGGCCGCTCGCATCAGCGACTCCGGCGTGGCCATTCACGAGTCCGTCCTGGCCGGGAACGAAGGCGTCCTGATGCGGTGGCTGGAGGACCGGCTGAACCGCGGAGAGGAGTCCGTCAATGTGGAGCAGTTCTGCGAGATGTTGGAGAGCAGGGACGCCCCGAGGGACGAGTGTGAGGAG GCCTTTGGACAGTTTGATGCCGAGGGCGACGGTGTGGTGGATGTGGAGAGTATGCTGTTCACGCTGAAGAGCACCAATGGAGCAAACCTCCAGGGAGAGCTGAGTCATGTCATCAGAAAGCTGCAGGCGTGTTCCCTAACCCCAG gttttgttgatattttctcCAAGACCAAAGATCGATTAGGAGCACATGCCTCCAAGATCCTGAAGTTCCTACACAGAAATCGTATTCCCAGCAGTGCCATCCCTTTCCCTATTTTAGAGGGCTACAATAGTATTTGCACCATGAGGTCCAGTGTGGTCCAGGACTTCTTGGAATTCCTTTTACAGAAAGAGAAGG ATTTAGATATTCAGtacagagcagagctggaccGTGATCCAGATGTAGACAAGGTCAAGGTGGTCACGCAGTGCTACACCACAATTGAAGCTTCATCCAATGTTGCTGATATTTACAAGATGACAAATGGGGAGACGGCATCTTTCTGGCAGTCAGACGGCAGTGCTCGCTCTCACTGGATCAG ACTGAAAATGAAGCCAGACGTGGTCTTGAGACGCCTGGCCATCGCCGTGGCTTCTAACGACCACAGCTACATGCCTCAGCTGGTGTCAGTGGCCGTGGGGAAAAACCGCCATTCCCTGCAGGAGATCAGAGACATCCGCATCCCCAGCACTGTCACCGGCTACGTAGTTCTTTTGGAGAATGCCAACATCACACACCCTT ACATCCAAATCAGCATTAAGAGGTGCCTGAGCGACGGCTGTGACACACGGATTCACGGCTTGAAGACACTGGGATATCAGATTACCAAGAGTAAAGAGGTTTCTGTTTCGGATGCTTCGGCCATCTGGTACCTGTCTCTCCTCACATCCTTGGTCACAGCGTCCATGGAAACGAACCCCGCACTGGCCAACACTGTCCTTCAGAGTACACA GAAAGCCTTACGGCACATGCCACCTCTGTCCCTGACACCAGCCTCCGCAGAGTTCCCCAAGTTCTTCTCTTTGAAcatcctggaggaggtggacggATTTCTCCTCAGGATAGCAGA ctgctgtgtgagtcCTGATGCCGAACTGACCCTGCTGGCCTTCGCCCTGGCCAGGGGCAGCGTGGCTAAGGTGCTCCAGGCCCTGTCTTGCATCAGTGATCATCTGGAAACCAAGTACAAGGCCTCCCCGCTCATCGCCTCTATGGCCTCCGTCTGGCTGCGGCTGCTCTATCGCAATG GAAAGCCCCTCCAGCTGCATCTGCAGGCCTGCGACGTGAAGAGCAAAGAGGAGAAATCCGGACCGGAGAACATGCTCGTAGAGTCTTCCACCGGAGACG GTTTCCTCACAGAAAGCGGCAGGAAGAAAGCGAGTGTGATCCTGTCCACAGAGGACCAGAGCAACTTCCAGGTCACTCAGATGAAGATTAAA GTTCGAAAAGGAGCCATTGGGGCAAAATGTGGCCTGGTGTTTGCCTACAAGGACGAAGACCCTTTTGATGCAGAGAAGCATTTTAAGAGGTTTAAGAAGTACGATGTCTGGGACTACACGGACTACAAAGATTTCGTCCAAGACAA tgtgaagaTTCCAACGCAGTGTGAGGACGAGCCCATTGGCTGGTTTGAGCTGGAGGATGACTGGAATGATGTGGAGATCAAGCTGCAGCAGTGTCGCGTTGCAAAG TTCCTGATGGTGAAGTTCCTGTGCACCAGGCAGGACTCGGCCGAGCGCCTGGGCGTGCAGGCCCTCAGCATCAGCGGCTACCTGTGTCCCGGCACCGAGAGGCTCGGAGACCTGGACGACCTCAGCGCAGAGGGAGAGCGCTTCGACCGGGATACCGTCTCCGGCCTCTGTCTGCTCAACAAGACGCTCTTCTTCATACAGCAGCTCACCCGGGACATG GATTCTTCCCACTTCAAGCAGAAGTATCTTCTGGACTTCGGTGGCCTCAGTCTGAGCCTCTTCTGGGCCTTCTACAGTAAACTCAGGGAGAT TGAGGGAGAGGAGGTGCTTAAAAGCAGAGTGCTTCTGCTCCAGCTGATGCAGAACTGTTTCCCCATGCTGCCCAACCCGCTGCAGCCGCGGGCTTCAGACGGAGCCAAAGCACAGGAAGAaagtgccgccgccgccgccgcctccccctccaCATCCACCAGCGTGGAACCTCCAGATGAGTGTATGAAGGCCGTGTGGGACTTCTACACCCACCTGTGCCACA TTGTGGACGGTCCGGAGGGCGAGACGTCAGTGGAAAAGGCCTTGCACAAGGAAGCCGTCAAAGCCATTCTCAATGGAGCAGCTGTGTtcttccctgataaacacgtcAGGCGGGACAAACTCTTTCACATGATG AAGAATATCACTGAAGAGGATCAGCCACAGTCGGTGAAGGTGACATTTGAGTCTCTTTGTAATTACTTCAG TGATCGGGATCCCAGTGGCCTTCTCCTGCTCCCTCCGAAAGGAGCGCCCTCAGACTTCGACATCAGCCCGATCCTGTCAGTcatggagacgctgctgctcgTGGCGATGAGAGAG TGTGAAGTTATGATGGTGGATGAGAACAGCGGGGCCAGCAGGGCGGTGCTGCTCTCCTTGTTTTGGGCTCTGCAGGGGAGTCTGCTCTCCTGGTGCTACCTGCAGCTCAAAACAGGATCGTCCACAGCCGTGGCAATGGAGCTGGCCAGagacatcctgctcaaat ATGTGGATCAGCTTCTGGGAAGCATCAAGACCATCCTGGGTTCCCTACTGGAGAGATACACAGGTGCTGAAATTACCGAAAAATTAGGCAGCTCCATTCTCGCCACCGTCTTCAGGCAGCTG ATGATCTTCCTCTTGGAGCTGTGCTCTTTGGACATCCCCCACAGTGTGCTGCTGAAGAGCTTCTCCTCGCTGGTCGAGCTTCTCAAAAGTCTGTCCAGTGACACAGGAGACATCTTTTCCAAG GCGGATCAGGACAGCTGGCAccagcctcagcagcctgtGATCCTGAGGACCTGGAACCTGGAGTCCCCACACAACTACGAGAACAGTCGTCACGAGACGAGCATCTTCGCCTGTCCCGGCGCGACATCGTTCGAGGTGGAGTTCGACGAACGCTGTGAAACAGAGAAGAG ATACGACTACTTAGAATTCACTGATTCGAGAGGCGGGAAGGTCCGCTATGACATGAAGGTTGGAACAGAAAAGTGGCCAAAG AAAGTGACGTTCGACGCCGGACCTCAGCTGCAGTTCCTCTTCCACTCGGACAGCAGCAATAACGAGTGGGGTTACAAGTTCACGGTGACCGCCCTGGGCCTGCCAGACATCACCATCTCCTGGATGTCCGACCTGCAGCTCCTCGTGGCTCGCCTCATGGGCCGCCTTGCATCCAGAACTCTGGCGTTGAAATCGCCTCACG AGATCCGCACTGTAAAGGAAGTGCCACCAGCAGGAGCGTCTCATGTTCAGTCCTCACCTTTATGGAAGCCGATCCTGCGACACGGATTAtgtgaaaaaagggaaaagagcCGGTTAAAGGCAACCACAAACCAG ATGAACACATGGACTCTTGATGAGTTGATGTGCTTCCTGGAGGATTTTGCCCGCTGGAACCCATCCCAAGACCCGACGGACAGCAGGACGGAGCTGATGAGGACGCTCACGCAGTCGTTCAGAAAACAGCCAATGAGGAATGAGATTGCTAGTGGGCCAAAAACAGACCAGGCTGTGAATGCTATTTGGGCTGCCATGGTGTACCACACACCAGCCCTCAACCTGGCactgaaaacttacg TTAATCAGGACTGCAAGTCCTCCCTGAGTGAGGAATTTCTGCAGGTCTATTCGCTGGCCGACGGCATCCGAACATGGATG TTGGAGATGAAGCAGAGATACCTCGTTGGCAAAATGAATGTTCCCGACGTGAAGGAAGGAGGTCTGGATGAAGTTACAATGGAGACGCTGG CTGAGACGTGCATTGAGAAGAGCCTCCTGCTGTTCAGGTTTGCTCCTTGCGGAGTGGCGTGCCAGGGCAGTGACTCTTCTAAAGCTACAGAGGGCAGCAGTGGGCCGCTCCTCCACTCGGGCTCCTTCTCACAGGGTGACTTTCAGCCCAGTCCCTCTGTGGGACCCCAGACCGCGGGGCCAGACGAGGGCGGCGATGCCAAAGCAAGTCATAGTCCCAATGCTTCCGGGTGTGGACACAGCAGGCGAGGCAACAGAGGCTCCACAGAGAGTCTGTCGCCTCTGCCCGGAGACCCGGCTTCACCCTCCGCCTTTTCCCGCAAAGCTCCGTTCAGTCGGGCACGCCTTCGCCTCCTGTCCTGCCGCTCTATGGAGGAGCCCCGTATGACCCCGTCCGTCAAGGACCGCTACCCAGTAATCAAACACATCCTGAACTTCATCAAGGATCAAGCTCTCACAACAGCAAG CATTCTGCACACCCTGTCTCTGAACAAAGCGCAGGCTCTGAGCGTCTGCAAAGTGCTGGAGATGATTCAGCAGTGTTTACGATCTCTGGGGCAGCCACACCTCTTCCAGGCCCCATGcatcctgttcctgcaggagctgctagCATGTCAGAGAGACTTCACCAG ctatttctctcagctgtctgaAAGCGGGCAGAAGCTCggagaggaggtgagacgcTCTTACCACCAGCTGGTGCTCATGTTGGTCGACGCAGTCAAAGGCTTCAGTGGCCTCAATGAGAA agctctgctgcCAGGCCTGTCGTGTGTGCAGACCTGCTTGTTGCACCTCCTGGATATGAACTGGGAGGTACACGACCTTCCTCTCTTCCTGAACGTTAAACTTCCCGACCTTCTGCTCAGcatgtcccaggagaacatcaGTGTACATGACATTGCCATCAG CCAGTGGACGATGGAGGATGAAATCACCGACTacaagaagaaccaggagtGGATGGAGGAGTGTATGGACGGGATGTTTGAGAAGTGGTATGATAAAATCGATGAGGAAGACTccatggaggacaggaggaag ATGCACATGTTCATTGCCCGCTACTGCGATCTCCTCAACGTGGTGATCTCCTGCGATGGCTGCGAGCGGATGGCGCCCTGGCACCGCTACCGCTGCCTGCAGTGCATGGACATGGACCTCTGCAAGACCTGCTTTCTCA GTGGTGCCAAGCCTGAAGGCCACGAGGACGACCACGAGATGGTGAACATGGAGTACGCCTGTGATCACTGCCAGGGGCTCATCGTAGGCAGCAGGATCAACTGTAACGTGTGTGAGGACTTCGACCTGTGCTTCGGCTGCTACAATGCAAAGAAGTATCCCGACAG CCACCTGCCCACACACCGGATCACGGTCTACCCCATGGTGACCATTCGGATCAGCGACCGCCACCGCCTGATCCAGCCTTACATCCACAACTACTCCTggctgctgtttgctgctttGGGCCTGTACACGTCGGAACTGAGCAGCGAGAAGCAGACGGAGGGAGAATCTCTGAGCGGTGACACCCTGAACCAGGCAGTGTCTCTGCAGACGCGCTGTTCTCAGCTCATCACGGACTGTTTACTCAAGGGACAAACTGGGAAAG GTCTCCGCTCGTCAGCTCTGCTCGCTCTGCTGTCCTCTAATGACTCGGCCTCTGACAGCGAGCTGTGTCCGGTCTCTCCGGAGTCCTCGCAGGAGATCAGCACTGCCACCGACACCTCCTCGCTGCcaggcagcacagcagcagtctGTTCTCCATCATCTCCCAGGGACAAG AACAAACCATCAAATaaggagaaaaagacaaaggaggTGAGTTCTCCTCCCCTCGCTCCTCCAGAGGTGTCATTCCCAACAAGTGTTGAAGAGGACAAAAAGAAATTGGTCACTCAAGACACCCTGGAGTCTCCCAGCCTCAGCCAGACTCCCTCAGTATCCAGCGAAGACCCCCTCTCTCCAGTGGTCCGAC CCTCGGGACCAGGAGCGGACAACTCTCCAGCATCCGACGTCATGAAGGGGACAGAGGAGAGGCTTCCTCAGGTTCCCCTGCAGGAGCACGTCTTCTCGGAGTGCTCCAGGGAGAGGATCCTGGGACTTCTGGCAGCCATGCTTCCTCGAGCCAAACCA GGCAGCAGCCTGTCCTTGCCCAGCCTCAGCGCCATCCTGCCCCAGCTGTTCAGGGCCGTCATTTCCAACGCCGGCTCTCTCAACGAGACCTACCACCTCACCCTGGGCCTCCTGGGCCAGCTGCTGCACCGGATCTCTCCAGCAGAGGCCGACGGCGCTGTCACCGAGGCCCTGGCTGACAAATACGAGCTGCTGACACAAGGAGAGGCCGCCTGCTCGGACGTCCTGGGCTGGAAAACGACGCAGCTGCTGTTTAGCCTCGGGGCTGTGTGCTTGGACAG TCGTATTGGTCTGGATTGGGCGTGCACAGTGGCAGATATCCTGCACAGTCTAAATGCGTGTCCCGAGTGGAGCGCGGTCATCGCTGCCTTCACCGACCACTGcatccagcagctgcctcagactCTGAAACGCACCAACCTCTTCAccctgctggtgctggtgggcTTCCCTGAG GTGCTGTGCGTTGGCACCCAGACGGTGTTTATTGACAACGCCAACGAGCAGCACAACATGATCTTACTCAAACACTTCACGGAGAAGAACCACGCTGCCGTGGTGGATGTTAAAACACGCAAGAGAAAAACAG TGAAGGACTACCAGCTCATCCAGTCTCAGGGTACCACCCCTGGCGGTATCCCCGACCAGCCGGAGGACCAGAGCTGCCCCAAGACGCTGCTCAGTCGCTACCTGAGCAATTTCACCTCCATCATCAGCCACCTGCTGCAGGCGAGCCAAGACAGCGGCTCGTCCGACGCTGTGGAGGCTTCCTGGGTCCTCTCGCTGGCCCTGAAAGGACTCTATAACACTCTCAAG AAGCACGGAGTGAAGTACGCTCATGGCGCCATCCAGCAGTCGGGCCTGACTCAGCTGCTGGTGCGGAAATGCAGCAAAGGCACCGGCTTCAGTAAGCTGTGGCTGCTCCGAGATCTGGAGATCCTGTCCATCATGCTGTACTCCTCCAAGAGGGAGATCCACTCCATGGCCCAGGACCCCGAGAGAGACCAGCGAGAGCAGGACAAGGAGCACGACTCAGACCACTCCAGCTGCTGTGCCGACGAGAGCGACGTCAACAGGCCCGACCCGCTCGACGGCCTCGATGAGGAGACAAAGATTTGCTTCCAG ATCACCCACGATGCCTTAAATGCCCCCCTGCCCATCCTGCGAGCCATGTATGAGCTGCAGATGAAGAGGACGGACTCTTTCTTCCTGGAGGTGCAGAAAAG ATTTGATGGAGAAGAGATAAAAACAGATGAGACGATCCGAACGCTGGCTCAGAAGTGGCAGCCGACCAGGCGGCATCGTTCTGAGGAGAGAAACACCAAGGCAGTGGACACCGATATGATCGTGGTGTCGTGCATG tctaaACCCAGTCACTGTGAAAAGGCCACAGAGGAGATCAACGTTGTGGCCCAGAAGCTCATCACCAATTCAGAGAGCGATCTGCAGCTCAGCTACGCCAAACAGCGGCGCACCAAAAGCTCGGCTCTCCTACACAAGGAGCTGGACGTGCGCAGCAATCGGGCAGTTCGCCAGTATTTGGTGAAGGTCAATCAGGCCATCGCCACGCTGTACGCCCGCCACGTGCTGGCCTCGCTGCTGGCCGACTGGCCCGCCGATGTGCCGCTGAGCGAAGAGGCCCTGGAGCTGAACGGGGCCTCGCACATGGCGTACATCCTGGACATGCTgatgcagctggaggagaggccgCTGTGGGAGAAG ATTCTCCAGAGGGTGCTGAAGGGTTGCAGTCAGAGCATGCTGTGCAGTCTGTCTCTCACTGCCTGTCAGTTCATGGAGGAGCCGGGGATGGCCGTGCAGATCAGAGAGTCCAAACATCCTTATGACAACAACACCAACTTTGAG GACAAGGTGCATGTCCCCGGTGCAATCTACCTGTCCATTAAGTTTGACTCCCGCTGCTACACAGAGGAAGGCTGTGATGAACTCATCATGTCCAGCAGCAGCGATTTCCTCCAGGATGTGCACAATTTCAGTGGATCTCCTCAAAAGTGGTCTGACTTTGAGATTCCAG GTGACACGCTGTACTACAGGTTCATGTCCGACATGAGCAACACGGAGTGGGGCTACAAGTTCACCGTGACTGGAGGCCACAGGGGCCGTTTCCAGACAG GATTCGAGATCCTGAAGCAAATGTTAGCTGACGAACAAGTGCTCGATCACCTGCCGCTGGCCGACATCTGGGAGTGGCAGGTGGGAGTCGCCTGCCGCCAGACTGGAAACCCGCGCCTCAAAGCGATTCACCTGTTGCTCCGACTGCTGCAGTGTCCGTCCCAGAC AGCCTGTGAGCTGACGCTGCTGCGACCTCTGTGGCAGCTCTTCATGTCCATGGAGAACAGCGTGGGTCAGGATCCCACCAGCATCACTGTGCTGCTGCCTCTTCACAGAGCCCTCACCGAACTCTTCTTCATCGCCGAGGGCCGTGCCATc gcGCAGGGCATCCTCCAGGAGTACTTGTTAGCCATGACCACagatgagcagctcctcaatCACACTGCAATG GCTCTGAAGAATATCGCTGCCATCAGCCTGGCTATCAATTACCCCAATAAATCCACCAAGCTGCTCAACATGTCCCCTTGA